ATATGGTTTTGTTGGTCAGTCTCTTTGATGGAAAGCTTACTGTTTTATCCGTTGGTTTTTCATAGTTCATGTTATCACTTCGTTATTTGAGCCCAATACTGTAGTTTCTTTCGCAGATTTTTATGGGGAAACCactgaaaagaaatgaaatgcaGTATAGAATTAGATTGGTAACATTAAAAGGATGGCACTCGGACTATCTAGAATAATTAGGCAAAAAGCAGCTCGAGAAGATTCTTTATTAGATAGTCTGGGTGTCATGTAGTTGGTGAAGAActagtctatcattcaaagatAAAACACATTAGGTGGTGATACCATTTTACTCGCGGAttagtggaagaaggtgaTGTGTGTTTGGGGAAGATAAatggtgcaaagaatccagcaaacatgtagacaaaatgtgttgatgttggaaattTGAGTGTGCAAAACCTTAATTGATATGGTGCAGTGAAGATGCTGatggtcgtttgagaatgaaattcttggttgacttattagtctccaagtgggagaattgttagggtaaaaaaaatgttagaaatcacaactctccataatggtatgatattggatattgtccactttgagcataggcTCTCATAGTTTTAGTTtaggtttctccaaaaggcctcattcaatgaagatgtataccttacttataaacccataatcaacCCCTTTAATTAGTTGATGTGGGACTCCAtatccaacaatcctcccctcgaacaaagtacaccacaGAGTCTCCTCTGAGCCCTACAGAGCCCATAAActgcctccccttaatcgaggctcgactccttctctggagccaTCGAATAAATTTCACCCTTTGTTCAatacttgagtcacttttggctacaccttcgaggctcacgacttctttatttgacatttgaggattctattgacatgactaagttaagggcacgactctgataccatgttagaaattatgactcttcacaatagtatgatattgtccactttgagaataagctctcatggtttacttttggtttctccaaaaggcctcgttccaataaagatgtattccttacttataaacccatgatcaaccccttaattaaccgacgtgggactcctctcccaacattTATAGCATAGATGAACTTTTTGCTACTTTTAAGAAAGAGATCATTAGCTTAGCTGTTTGGCCTGTGGTAGCTATGTGCTTATTGATTAATGGATTACTGATGGATTAGATGAGCATGAGGTAGTTTAATCTAATAGATAGCTTAATCTGCATACTATACTGATTCTGCAAAAGGGTCAGTTCACTATGTCAACTGCTTATCCTGCATTAGCATAACAAAATCAAGTCATAGGGTGCTTCATTTTAGTTTAGGTTCTTTCTCTTCAACCTGATCGTGAGTGAATACACAATCTTACTCGGTATCGACTAAATTGTGCAGCGTCGGCTCCTAAGTTTTGTTGAGAAGGCATCTGTGGAAGATGTGATGACTATACTGATTGCTGGATACCATTGTCATCTGGACCAGCTACTCTCCCCTTGCATCCAACGAGTCGGGAGGTCGAACCTTGAGGCTATATCTATCGAAAAAGAGCTTCCAAATGAAGTTGCAAGTGAGATTAAGTCACTGCGTATGAAATCTCAGGTAGAGACTGAACCAAATATTGTAGAAGAGGTGGACCTAAACCGTGAGACGAAAATCAGAAGGCTCCACAAAGCATTGGATGCTGATGATATTGAACTATTGAAACTTCTTTTAAATGAATCTTCTGATATTACATTGTATGATGCTTACGCCCTTCACTATGCAGCTGCCTATTGTGATCCTAGAGTGATTAAAGAGGTTCTTAATCTAGGCTTGGCAGATCTCAATCTTAAGAATCCTAGGGGACAAACAGTTCTTCATGTTGCTGCAAGGCGTAAGGATCCTAAAATCATTGTGGCCCTTCTGGATAAGGGAACCTCTGCTTTAGAACGTACAGCTGATGGACAAACTGCGGTTACAATCTGTCGGAGGCTGACTAGGCCTAAGGATTATAATGAGATAACTGATAAGGGACAGGAGTCTAATAAAGATCGGTTGTGCATTGATGTGTTGGAGAGAGAGATGTGTAGGAGTTCAGTTTCTGGTGGCATGGAAATGGAAACTCAGATTCCCACGGCTGATATGCATATTCTAGATTATCTTGAAAATAGAGGTgacattctctctctctctctctatatatatatatatatatattcacacATCGGTAATGATAGTAAGATAGCTATATGTAACagcactactagtagatattgtcttctttgagcttttacTTTTGGGGTTTcctttacaattttaaaacgtgtctggtaGGGACgtttggtagggagaggttttcacacccttataataaacgttttgttctcctctccaactgtgtgggatctcacaattcacccccctttgaggcccagcatctttgctggcacaccgcttggtgtctggctctgataccatttgtaacggcccaagccacgtctagtagatattgttctctttgggctttcccttccaggcttcccctcacggttttaaaacgtgtctagtagggagaggtttccacactcttataagcaatgcttccttctcctctccaaccgtgtgagatctcacaatccaccccccttgggggaccagcgtccttgctggcacattacccggtatctggctctgataccatttgtaacagcccaagcccatttttagtagatattgttcactttgagctttctctttcgggctttccctcaaggttttaaaacgtgtctggtagagagaggtttccacacccttattagcaatatttcgttctcctcttcaaccgtgTGGGACcccacaatccacctccctttggggcccaatgtCATCGCTTGCATACCACTCGGTGTCTGGGGCCCAATGTCATCGCTTGCATACCACtcggtgtctaactctgatatcatttgtaacaacccaagcccacctctagcagatattgttcactttgggctttctctttcggggtttccctcaaggttttaaaacgagtctagtagggagagatttttacaccTTTTTAAACAACgctttgttctcttctccatctGTGTTGGATACTATATGTCACAAAATCTAGCTCCTCAAAGTTTGAACTTAttctaacaaaattaaatctaaGCACTATCAAATCAAGAACCCAACATTTGTTTCCTTTGTTTCAGTGACCATTGCTCGTTATGTTTTCCCTGCCGAGGCCAAGCTCGCAATGGATATTGCGGATGCCAATTTAACAATAGCATATAAGGGCCTTGTATCGTCCAAGGGGTCATCTGGCAACTTGCTGAAGCTTGACTCGAATGAAACACCATCCATGCGAACCAAAAGACTCCAATCAAGAATGAAAGCTCTAATGAAAACAGGTACTTTTCAGAACACTATCTATTAATTACTTTCTACTTTTCATCCAATTGAGTGTAAGATGAGCTCATCACTCATGTAACATCACACCTGATCACAGTGAATACGGGTCGACGCTTTTTCCCTCATTGCTCGGAAGTTCTCGACAACTTTTTAGCCGATGACATGCCCGACCTTCTGTTCCTTGAAAAGGGAACTCCAGAGGAGCAGCGGAAGAAGAAGGCTCGGTTCATGGAACTTAAAGATGAGGTTCAAAAGGCATTATCCAAGGACTTAGCGGAGAACAACCGATCAAGCGTTTCATCGTCCTACTCATCCTCTTCCTCGCCAAAACCGAGCGCAAAGCAGAAGGGTAGGAGAAAATAAAGTGAGACCTGTGCTGTAGAGTTTGAATGTACAaatattcttgattttcttaACATATCCTTTCTGTTTTCGGGCTGTAAAATAGTACCAACTTTTTAGCTCACGTtaatattaaaacattaaacttCGACCAAAATGTCAAGTTCGTATTCCATCCTATTGGAACGAaatcaatgaaattaaagaattacCTTTTCGTTCCATTATTAATAATTCTAAGCTTTTCCTTTGTGAAGTCAATTTGCTTCAAAGTCATCTAACATCTAAAATTTACAACGAGCGAATCGTGACACGTGTTGAATAAtcacaaggaaaaaaaaagaaaaaaaaaactatgatGTTACCAcatctttgaaatttgaggGGCCACCACAGCTTTTCCAAAGGCTATGGGAAGTGATAGCAATTTCTTTGCTTTGCCTACATATGCCCTTTTGGTGAAGTTGTCATAGTCATTAGCTTCAATGGAATCTAATATTTGCTTATAAAGCATTAAGGACGCCCACACTGGCCATCTACTGGCTTCATTCAGCTCTCCAATGCCCTTCTCAGCCTCATCAAAGAACATTCTTGCTCTTTTTATCTGTCCTTTCATGAAACTCCGCCACTTTTCGGTCACTTTCCCTCGGAATATGTCATCGTCGCATAGCCCAGCTTGTGCCAACTCGTCTTGTGGGAGATACACTCTTCCCCTCCTAGCACTGTTGAAACAAAACGTGACACAACTCCTCAAAGATACgaacaaacaagaacataTTGCTAAGTTTCGAAAAGTTCGAAAACATTTCCTTGTGGCATTGTAGTTTGTAAATGTTAAAAGTAACTTTAGTTGCTAAGATTGTGGAAGAAAGCTTACTCTTCTCCAACGTCTCTTAGAATGTTAGTGAGTTGATTGGCGAGTCCGAGAGCCAATGCTGCATTGTAGACGCTCTCAACTGAAGCTTTCGACTCGGGTGCCAATCCCATGACAGGAACACTCATGAGCCCCACAGTCCCAGCAACATAATAGCAGTAAAGGTAAAGCTCGTCGAAGTTCTCGTATCTCGATTTTCGCAAGTCCAACCTCATTCCTTCGATCATGTCCTTGAAGGGCTGTCGAAACACAACGTATACATACGTGAGCCATCTTTACTCGAAGATGAGAGTAGTTAAATCATCGTTGCTCGTTTTAAATCATTGGGATCTGATTATTTGTTAACCATGACAGCCCAGAGTTCTCATATCACAAAGGAAGGAGTGAGTTTACCTGAATGTCAACGGGGTATTTTGAGACTGTATCAGAAAGAGCAGCATCATACATATCATACGCTCGACCCTCAAACAGATCGGTTAGTCGTTTCTCCCATCGCTCGAGAGCCTTAGGTGTGATGTGTGAAGCATTTGGTCCATCCACGAGCTCGTCCGTCCTTCTGCACCACACTGCATTACAAATAGTTACACTCTTGAATGTTCAAAACTGAAGATaacatcaaaatgaaaattctgaaCTGCTATGGCAACAAAATTCAGCTAAGAAGTTAAATGTTTTCTTAAGAACGACGAAACTATGGTAGACAATGGtaagaaaacaaacacaatttcgaaaaaccaaaaatcaaaCAGTTATCAAACGACCAATGTAcactttttaaagttcaagaacttatgaaaaaaaacctgaatcatcaacaaaaacaaccaGAAAAGCATGGCTACCACCACATGGAGCAATACAGCCAACTTGTTCTATAGAAATGGACAAAGTTTGCAGTAGACAAAAAGATAAGATGCTGGAGGAAGAGGATGACTGATACCGTAAATCGCCCACACCGCTCTTCGTCGCTCCGGTGTCATAAGCTGTGTCCCTGAGAACAGCAAGAAAGAGGCTCAATCAAACAATCATTTGCAGGTTGAGAAACAGAGTTGATAAATATGAAGAGTTGAGATACAATAAAACTATGCCTGTTTTTATCACAATCTGGATCAACCAAGGGACAGATATCATTCCACCATTATCACTATCAGATCCATTGTTATGGCAGCCAAACAATTCATATCCCAACAGTGAAAAATGGCAAGACAAAAATGAAGCAGTAGAGCAAAGAGGGTAAAGTTTACCCAGATAAAATGTTTTGGCATACTCAGCACAGACCTCACCACAGCGAGAATATGCTTCATCCAAGAGATTCCCATCACTAATACCCTCATTTTGTATGGTTTTATCCCAATCCAAAGCTGTTTCTCCATCCCTCTTGGGCAGCTCCCTCACAAGAGCTGCTTGTTTCAGAACAACTTCATACACCCTTTCTTCAGAGGATCTTGAAGGGTTGGCTACAGCAGCAGAGGATGCCAAAACCCCACAAGAAAACAGACTCAATCTCTTACACCCATTCGacctgctgctgctgctgctgctgctgctgctaatTCTTGGCATGGGGCTCAGCAGGGAGTTAGCATTGACACCAGACATCTTCTCTTCACAGCCACCCACAAAAACCccctcaaattttcttctcctcctcctcttgcAGCTTTTCTGTAAGCCTTTTATCTGAGAGActcaaagagagagagagagagagcaaaaAGGGTAAATGGGTGACTACCAATCTTTTATCCATAATGAATTTAAAGTCGTCTATGGTGGGATTTCAAGAAGCAGTTCTTCCCTTGAATAATCCCAAGGATCCCACATGGGGGGATTCGTGGACAGAGTTAAGACCCcatatcatatttttgttgttcCCACAAAGTAATTTACTTAGAGAGAGGCACTCAGATTGTGGCCTCTGCTTCGAGGTAGAATAGTGGTGAAAGGGATATCCAAATTGGAAGCTTTGATAACTCCAAACAACTTAACAAAAAGTTTAGTTGGGATGTTAACACTATCAAAACTAAGTATTTATTGTTAACTTTTATTCATTTGGAGTTTTTAAggttttataaattttatatttttggagtttttaAGGTCAACTGTTTTTAATACCTACTCTAAATTAATCTGTGATAAAGAAAacccaataataatattaaataattacaaataatagaTGTGcatctatatttattttaactttttttaatttccccattatttttcattaacaactcttattaaaaataatatatatatattagttttattaagaactcaaatttaaataaataattcggAGTCTAATAAATGTTTCAATCTAACTAAATTCAAACCATAAACATTATGAACTATACTCAAGTTGACAATTCTTGAAATcggtaaataaaaatggtacGAACTTCTCcacatttataaattaatttaaaatttaccatccattcaaaataatttttttgtttaatgaaACACACGACGAgcattatgaaataaaaaaaattaattattattgctaatattttaattactttttatttttgaaaaaaatgtgtGAAAATTGAGGTTGATAAGTCAAGaaataatgatttatttaGAGCAAAAAATAAGTGCAAAAGGgaatttcaaatccaataTGATTTGGATCCCAAATTCATGAACTAATAcaagcttttgttttttcatcaaatcaaccatcaattttcttcttctttttctctacaCTAATTAtgcaaatatttatatacatctattttagattaaattatttataaattttagaattttagaatttttttttttttaaataacttcaaattttaaaagtattttttttttaaattaaaaattcaagaataaaaagcgaaaattttaaaaatgttatgcTTTTGTATAATGCAAATgaatttatgattaaaaaaaaataaaatagttgaCTAAGTacacttaaattttttaatgatcaAAATGTTTGACAAGATCCACCCCATCCTCTTTTTactattaaattcattaaaccacaaaattaattggagagggaatatatatttatatccatatttttaatttaattactctttatttccttttttttttctttactatttttacaaataaaatgaaaaaaaaaagaagataatttatatatttggaaTTTCCATCCTATTTAATTGCTCATTAAATCCgaataaatttgaagaaatattAATAGGTGCACTAGGAGGTTACAAAATcgttataaaaattttaaaaaaataatggatttATTAtgacaataaatattttgtccAAATCTAGgtaaatagtttattttattaccaaatgaaaattaattttttccacGTGTCATCTTGTGGAAGCGAGTATGAATAGATTCGAGTATGAAAATGTTGGGAAAAGGAAATGAGGCCAATAGCTTTCCCTCGTTTtgtaaattcaaatttgaaaaaaaacgACTCATCAACTTTCTCCTCTACACTGATTGCATAAATCCCAActgggaaacaaaaaaattttacaaccccacaagaaaatttgaaagaaaagcaatacccaaaaagaaagaatcgaTTTTTGTGCGTTGTTGGGGCCTTTTGGTGGTTTGGGTTTTAGGGGGGGTGGGGTTTCTTCGTTTTGGCTGGTGTGACGATCATCAATGATATGTGCTCTCAGTTAAGGCgtgaattagggtttctttgCAGGTGTTTCATTGGGTTTCTTGATCGATCGGTTTCGAGTGCAATGGGTTGCTTCTTTGATTGCTTCAAAGTCAGAGACGAACGCCATCGATCTCGAGGGCACTTTGTTTCTGATCCTTCTTGTTCCAAATACAGGGTGGGTTTTCAATCTTCGTCTTCCTTCCTTTTTGAACTTTGTAATCACTTCGTTTGATTCGAGTTTggagaaatgaaatgaaatcgGAAGTTTATTCCCCTGTTTCTTTTGAAGATTCTGTTCtgattctgttttttttttaaaccttttcttttatgtgcTTTTTCTTTGTATCGCGAggttcttcctcctccattCTGATGTTGTTAGGGCTTATGTAGTTTCGATCTGCTTGTTTCACTTAATAAAGTAGCTGATTTGGCTTTGGTTGGAAATAAAGAGATTCTActgttcttttttatcttttttagttTACTTTGTGTCTGAGGGAATCAGGGAAATGGATAAATGGCTTTTTGATCACTTCTTGCTTTCAATTTCATGCTGCAGGCGCCTGTGGTAGCTCGAAATCATTTATCAACTCTTTTCCTCTCTGAAGGTATATTCTAATCTGCGGATTCTTACTTCCTtgtatgttttcttttgttttatttatatgtttttgttttgttctatgaaagaaaatgaagattctCCTAGGAGGGATTCAGGTTCCAAGTCTATTGGATCTCCAAGGTACATCAAGGAGTTGAAGGATGAGGTATGCAGCCTTCAATTACATTGTATGCTGATTTTGATGACAATCGCTGGATTTCAGTATGTAATTAGTTGGGAAATGAAAGGCATGAACTAGAATGAGCTTCTCTGCGTTCAACTTGCAAACAGAACTTAATGATTCAAAGCTCTTAATCATTTGTTGAAGATAAATGATAAGAGTGGAGATAATTGATATGGACATTAACCAGTTGTTATGGACATTAATTTGTAGGCCAAATTTCTTAAGGCTTGTGGAACTATAGTGGAGACCCCAACTGAAATTCGTAAAGCGTCTAGCAAGCTTTTGGGTTCCCCTCATGATAACAGAGCTTTGGAGCTTTTGAAATACGAGTCACTTCCAAATGCATCCCCTGAAACACACCCAGATTTTCCTCGTACACCTGTTAAACATATGGAAGAGTGGCGAAATCAGTCAGGTTCTGCTGAACGTACACCTAGCAGGTTGTAATATATATCTGACACAACATATTTCTAATGATTATCCATGAACGTTCAGCTATCTAAACAAGAACTGATGAACCCTGAATACTTTTGATAGGAAAAATGTGCAATTTGGTTGAATATATTGGCTTTTTTGGTCAAGATAGTATGCTGTTTATCATCTGATCTTTAAATATTGTGATTACATTACTCTAACTAAACTTGGTACTACTTGTCTCACATTATGGAGCTTGTTGATATTACAGTTGTACTACCAGTGAACAGAATCCTCAAAGAATCTCTGCTTACGCCATTGAAGGCAGTGAAACTGGAAGTGTTATTACCTCTATAGCTGCTCTTAACAGTCCTGATAATGTAATGACTACATGCCAGAGTAAATCCGTACGTTTTGAATGTGATATAAACGAATCTCCCAGGCGAAGTTCATCTGGAAGTGgaagagaaaaagtaaatgTGTTCAAGTCATCACCTCATCCAACACCTCTACAGCTATCAGACGAAATGCAGACTCCTGGAACAGTTTTTCCAGAAAGCTTGGATCATAGAAAAGCAAGAATCAGGTCTCATTTCGTTTATTCAGTTACGAACACGATTGAGAGTGCTGCTCAATTGAAGGCActgaaggaagaagaatctAACCTGGAAGAAGAATCTATTCAAGAGCTTGAAATGATGACACCTATGCCAGAAAGGAATGTGAAGGCTAATACACATGAGAAGGACTTGATGGTGGAGGCAAGCTTGTCTGCTTGGTTGAAGCCTACTCGTGATGAGGAGGGTAAGAAATGTGTGGCTGCAGATGGGCCAATTCGTGGTGGAAGAAGTGCAGGGGACAGGCCAATCATAGGGTTGGTTGCTGCTCATTGGAATGAGGAGGAACCTGCTCAAGTCTCGCCCAAGGAATGGGATGGAAATGGAATCCCAAATTCGACCAATAAGTACAAGGAGGTAAGTTCTTTAttgttctttgaaattttcctttatttgaATGGTGAGTTGACagattgttttcttgtttgcaGGATCAGAAAGTGAGTTGGCATGCGACACCATTTGAGGAAAGGCTAGAGAAGGCGCTGTCAGAAGAAAGCATAGTTACAAGGTATGCCTACTCTCTGTCTTGCTGTCTTCCATGCTTTTGTTCTAGCCTCATGGTACTAATGGATTTGATACCTCAAGTAGAATGTATTAGAATAGAATTGCTCGGAAATTAGATGTCTTAGCAAAATGGAAAACAGTGAGTGTGGGGCACAGAAAGTATTTTTCTTACGAGAaaggaaaggggaacgaaacatttcttataagagtgtggaaacttctccctagtagatgcgttttaaaaaaccatgagactgatggagatacgtaatgggccaaagcggacaatgaTCTGTTAACGgcgggcttgagctattataaatgctatcagagctagacaccagacAGTGTGCCTGCAAGGATGCTAGGTCCGCAAatggggtgaattgtgagatcccacatcggttgggaaggggaacgaagcatttcttataagggtgtggaaaactctcccaaACCGTTAGGCTGACAGcaatacgtaataggccaaagtagacaatatctattagcgatgAGCTTGAAGTATGTTTCGTTAAGCATGTATTTAATAACAACCAACAGTCGTGATTCTTAGCAAATTTTATCAAACTGTTTGAAATCTTTTATTCTGCCTTCTGTTGATGATTATGCAGGAAGAATTTCGAAGGAAAGCTTGTAgcttttgatgaagaagatgatacaGCACTCTCACGGCTGCAATCTTCAATCCAACCCAGTTCAGTGGTATCATACTGATAAAACTAGTACACATTCTTTTACGGCCGTGTGATCCAATCATATTGAGTGGTACCTTCATCCTGTAATTCATATTTTGAAAGTGCTATCATCGTATCTCATGTCAGTTGAGAGTTTTCTACAACGAAATGGAACTAGGAAGAAGTGGCTGAATGTTTCACAGTTTACCttttttgtaaaaagaaaTACTTGCGTTATGCAGCAGCCTTTGCAACTTCTTGTTTATGGGTTTGAGCTTGTAAACCTTCTTTGATAATTGACGATGAATTGACTCGGTGcttataaactaaatttgaaatcttATAGAAAAATTGAAGTTGGCCCTTCAAAAGCAAGGATCATATCTTTTGAATTGTTTTGATTTCTAACTAAATCTGAAATATTATAGAAAATGTTGTGTAGAAAATTCAGATGGCATCCCAGTGAGTAATTTGGGAGGAGATTCCACAAGATTGAAGCTGACCATCAATAGAGACACTCAGAATCAATGTTCTTCGTTCTCTAGATTTACATCTACAGGCTCTCTACACAAAAGTATAAATC
This genomic window from Cucurbita pepo subsp. pepo cultivar mu-cu-16 chromosome LG01, ASM280686v2, whole genome shotgun sequence contains:
- the LOC111777383 gene encoding BTB/POZ domain and ankyrin repeat-containing protein NPR2-like, whose product is MDDPSSSSYVSNGSSYNNVAATFSNDPSANSDHLCLNKLSASLEKLVDDSDYDYTDAVVVVEGIEVGVHRCILAARSLFFHELFKQEMDSSTKDGKPKYCMSQLIPFSKVGIEAFKVILNYLYTGKLKPLPPEVSTCVDESCAHHACGPAINFTLQLLYASATFKTKEMVLLVQRRLLSFVEKASVEDVMTILIAGYHCHLDQLLSPCIQRVGRSNLEAISIEKELPNEVASEIKSLRMKSQVETEPNIVEEVDLNRETKIRRLHKALDADDIELLKLLLNESSDITLYDAYALHYAAAYCDPRVIKEVLNLGLADLNLKNPRGQTVLHVAARRKDPKIIVALLDKGTSALERTADGQTAVTICRRLTRPKDYNEITDKGQESNKDRLCIDVLEREMCRSSVSGGMEMETQIPTADMHILDYLENRVTIARYVFPAEAKLAMDIADANLTIAYKGLVSSKGSSGNLLKLDSNETPSMRTKRLQSRMKALMKTVNTGRRFFPHCSEVLDNFLADDMPDLLFLEKGTPEEQRKKKARFMELKDEVQKALSKDLAENNRSSVSSSYSSSSSPKPSAKQKGRRK
- the LOC111799896 gene encoding protein JASON-like isoform X2, translating into MCSQLRRELGFLCRCFIGFLDRSVSSAMGCFFDCFKVRDERHRSRGHFVSDPSCSKYRAPVVARNHLSTLFLSEDSPRRDSGSKSIGSPRYIKELKDEAKFLKACGTIVETPTEIRKASSKLLGSPHDNRALELLKYESLPNASPETHPDFPRTPVKHMEEWRNQSGSAERTPSSCTTSEQNPQRISAYAIEGSETGSVITSIAALNSPDNVMTTCQSKSVRFECDINESPRRSSSGSGREKVNVFKSSPHPTPLQLSDEMQTPGTVFPESLDHRKARIRSHFVYSVTNTIESAAQLKALKEEESNLEEESIQELEMMTPMPERNVKANTHEKDLMVEASLSAWLKPTRDEEGKKCVAADGPIRGGRSAGDRPIIGLVAAHWNEEEPAQVSPKEWDGNGIPNSTNKYKEDQKVSWHATPFEERLEKALSEESIVTRKNFEGKLVAFDEEDDTALSRLQSSIQPSSVVSY
- the LOC111799896 gene encoding protein JASON-like isoform X1, whose product is MCSQLRRELGFLCRCFIGFLDRSVSSAMGCFFDCFKVRDERHRSRGHFVSDPSCSKYRAPVVARNHLSTLFLSEENEDSPRRDSGSKSIGSPRYIKELKDEAKFLKACGTIVETPTEIRKASSKLLGSPHDNRALELLKYESLPNASPETHPDFPRTPVKHMEEWRNQSGSAERTPSSCTTSEQNPQRISAYAIEGSETGSVITSIAALNSPDNVMTTCQSKSVRFECDINESPRRSSSGSGREKVNVFKSSPHPTPLQLSDEMQTPGTVFPESLDHRKARIRSHFVYSVTNTIESAAQLKALKEEESNLEEESIQELEMMTPMPERNVKANTHEKDLMVEASLSAWLKPTRDEEGKKCVAADGPIRGGRSAGDRPIIGLVAAHWNEEEPAQVSPKEWDGNGIPNSTNKYKEDQKVSWHATPFEERLEKALSEESIVTRKNFEGKLVAFDEEDDTALSRLQSSIQPSSVVSY